From Segatella copri, the proteins below share one genomic window:
- a CDS encoding anaerobic sulfatase-maturation protein, whose protein sequence is MNDNIANPFAKPLYVMLKPAGAHCNLACKYCYYLEKTKLYPTAQRHLMSDEMLEQFTREYIEAQTMNQVLFTWHGGEPLLRSIDFYRKALSLQQKYAGGRRIDNVIQTNGTLLTDEWCEFFAQNHWLVGISIDGPQPDHDHYRLTAAGKPSWKKVMQGIKLLKKHGVEWNAMAVVNAYNVNHPLEFYRFFKENGCQFLQFTPIVERLTRHEDGRTLASLADKDEIPLSEASVAPEQWGYFLCAIFDEWVRKDVGKIFVEIFDCTLANWMGISPGICAYSKECGHAGVMEHNGDVYSCDHFVFPEYKLGNIRDHSLIDMLYGEQQQEFSRLKHSSLPRQCKECDMEFACHGECPKNRFMKDKYGDSGLNYLCPGYYHYYQHVAPYMDYMKQELMSQRPPSNIMKVVH, encoded by the coding sequence ATGAACGACAACATAGCAAATCCCTTTGCCAAGCCACTGTATGTAATGCTGAAACCTGCGGGTGCCCATTGCAACCTGGCATGCAAATACTGTTATTATCTGGAGAAGACCAAGCTCTATCCCACTGCTCAGCGACATCTGATGAGCGATGAGATGCTGGAACAGTTTACCCGAGAATATATTGAGGCGCAAACCATGAACCAGGTGCTCTTCACCTGGCATGGTGGCGAGCCTCTGCTGCGCTCCATCGACTTCTACCGCAAGGCTTTATCCCTACAGCAAAAGTATGCTGGAGGCAGGCGCATCGACAACGTAATTCAGACCAACGGCACGTTGCTGACCGATGAATGGTGCGAGTTTTTCGCCCAGAACCATTGGCTGGTAGGCATCTCTATCGATGGTCCGCAGCCTGATCATGACCATTACCGGCTGACGGCTGCGGGAAAACCATCGTGGAAGAAGGTGATGCAAGGCATCAAACTGCTGAAGAAACACGGGGTAGAATGGAATGCGATGGCGGTGGTAAATGCCTATAATGTCAATCATCCGCTGGAGTTCTACCGCTTCTTCAAGGAAAACGGCTGTCAGTTTCTGCAGTTCACACCTATCGTTGAGCGACTGACCCGACATGAGGATGGCCGTACCCTGGCAAGTCTTGCCGACAAGGATGAGATTCCGCTGAGCGAGGCATCGGTTGCGCCGGAGCAGTGGGGCTACTTTCTCTGTGCAATTTTCGATGAATGGGTTCGGAAGGATGTGGGCAAAATCTTCGTTGAGATTTTCGACTGCACACTGGCAAACTGGATGGGTATTTCTCCCGGCATCTGTGCTTATTCCAAGGAATGCGGTCATGCGGGAGTGATGGAGCACAATGGCGATGTTTATTCCTGCGACCACTTTGTTTTTCCGGAGTATAAGTTGGGCAATATCCGTGACCATTCGCTCATCGATATGCTTTATGGTGAGCAGCAACAGGAGTTCAGCCGTCTGAAACACAGTTCTCTTCCCCGCCAGTGCAAGGAGTGTGACATGGAGTTTGCCTGTCATGGAGAATGCCCAAAGAACCGCTTCATGAAAGATAAGTATGGCGATTCCGGTCTCAACTATCTCTGTCCGGGTTATTACCATTATTATCAGCATGTAGCGCCCTACATGGATTACATGAAGCAGGAACTCATGTCGCAGCGCCCACCTTCGAATATCATGAAAGTTGTACACTAA
- a CDS encoding HAD-IA family hydrolase, which yields MAMAPLPVPCHTPCTGGEENCVPDAHIYEEVIRQANIHPDETLFIDDLKENCEAAKKLGIHTFQNVKFDDWLSLRF from the coding sequence ATGGCGATGGCGCCATTGCCGGTTCCATGTCACACTCCTTGCACTGGCGGGGAAGAGAACTGTGTTCCTGATGCCCACATCTATGAGGAGGTAATCAGGCAGGCGAACATCCATCCCGATGAAACCCTCTTCATCGATGATCTGAAGGAAAACTGTGAGGCTGCCAAGAAACTGGGCATCCATACCTTTCAGAACGTGAAGTTCGATGATTGGCTTTCACTTCGATTCTGA
- a CDS encoding dicarboxylate/amino acid:cation symporter — MKRIKMPLLARIIIAILLGVIFGNFFNEAAVRAFLTFNGIFSQFLGFMIPLIIIGLVTPAIADIGHGAGKLLLATVGIAFADTILAGLLAYGTGSALFPHMIANSAHVAVDKAEELKPFFEIKIPAMVDVMSALVFSFIAGLGIAHKGSRTMQNVFQEFKEIVSGVIAKVIIPLLPLYIFGIFLGMTFSGEAYHILLVFAQIILVILVLHIVILLYEYLLAGGLSHKNPFKLLLNMLPAYFTALGTSSSAATIPVTLKQTLKNGVTDGIAGFTIPLCATIHLSGSMMKITCCALTICLINGMPCNLPLFLNFIFVLAICMVAAPGVPGGAVMAALGPLASVLGFNADMQALMIALYIAMDSFGTACNVTGDGAIAIVVDKIFRKDK, encoded by the coding sequence ATGAAAAGAATCAAAATGCCACTTTTGGCAAGAATCATCATTGCCATCCTGTTGGGTGTAATCTTCGGCAATTTCTTCAATGAAGCGGCCGTCAGAGCGTTTCTCACCTTCAACGGCATCTTCAGCCAGTTTCTGGGCTTTATGATACCGCTCATCATCATCGGTCTCGTAACACCAGCCATTGCCGACATCGGTCATGGTGCCGGAAAGCTCCTCCTTGCCACCGTGGGCATCGCCTTTGCCGACACCATCCTGGCGGGTCTGCTTGCCTATGGTACAGGTTCGGCACTCTTTCCACACATGATAGCCAATTCTGCCCATGTGGCAGTAGATAAGGCAGAAGAACTCAAACCCTTCTTCGAAATCAAGATACCTGCCATGGTAGATGTGATGAGTGCACTTGTGTTCTCGTTCATTGCCGGACTGGGCATTGCCCACAAAGGCAGCCGCACCATGCAGAACGTTTTTCAGGAATTCAAGGAAATCGTATCAGGTGTCATCGCCAAAGTCATCATTCCCCTACTGCCCCTTTATATCTTCGGCATCTTCCTGGGCATGACTTTCTCGGGCGAAGCCTACCACATTCTGCTGGTCTTCGCACAGATTATCCTCGTGATTCTCGTACTTCATATCGTCATCTTACTTTACGAATATCTGTTGGCTGGCGGCTTGTCCCACAAGAATCCTTTTAAACTGTTGCTCAACATGTTGCCAGCCTACTTCACGGCACTTGGCACATCATCATCGGCAGCCACCATTCCGGTAACTCTGAAGCAGACCTTGAAAAACGGCGTCACCGATGGCATTGCCGGATTCACCATTCCGCTCTGTGCCACCATCCATCTCTCGGGATCAATGATGAAGATTACCTGTTGTGCGCTCACCATCTGTCTCATCAATGGTATGCCGTGCAATCTCCCCCTCTTTCTCAACTTCATCTTCGTGCTCGCCATCTGCATGGTAGCAGCTCCGGGAGTTCCGGGAGGAGCCGTCATGGCAGCGCTAGGTCCGCTAGCCTCAGTTTTAGGTTTCAATGCTGATATGCAAGCACTTATGATAGCCCTCTATATTGCGATGGACAGTTTCGGTACCGCCTGCAATGTAACCGGCGATGGCGCCATTGCTATAGTCGTGGATAAGATATTCAGAAAGGATAAATAA
- a CDS encoding arylsulfatase, translating into MANNYQPFNRSLLAMAALQALPLSLFAQNTPPNILFILCDDMGYGDLACYGQPYIHTPNIDRMAQEGMRFTQAYAGSPVSAPSRATLMTGQHTGHTHVRGNKEYWRGVPMVKYGNNEEYSVVGQEPYDPQHKILPEIMKDKGYRTGVFGKWAGGYEGSASTPDKRGVDEFYGYICQFQAHLYYPNFLNRYSRAMGDTAVVREVMEQNIQHPMFGKDYFKRKQYSARIIHDKALEWIDRQDKEHPFVGFLTYTLPHAELAQPEDSILENYQKQFFTDKTWGGWEDSRYNAAVHTHAQFAGMITRLDQYVGEIFAKLKEKGLDRNTIVIFTSDNGPHEEGGADPEFFGRDGKLKGLKRQCYEGGIRIPFIAWWPEHIKAGAVNDTQFAFYDLLPTFCDLAGIRNFAKRYTNRKLAGDGFDGISIAPTLLGKDAEQKHHDYLYWEFHETDQIGVRKGDWKLVVVKGEPRLYNLASDIHEDHNVAAEHPKILTELLAAIRKEHRDSKDFEITLPKF; encoded by the coding sequence ATGGCTAATAATTATCAACCTTTCAACCGATCTTTGCTGGCGATGGCTGCCCTGCAAGCCTTGCCGCTATCTCTCTTCGCCCAAAACACCCCACCCAACATTCTCTTCATACTGTGTGACGACATGGGATATGGCGATCTGGCTTGTTACGGCCAACCTTATATCCACACACCTAATATAGACCGAATGGCACAGGAGGGAATGAGATTCACCCAGGCTTATGCCGGTTCTCCCGTCTCGGCTCCGTCGAGAGCTACCCTCATGACTGGTCAGCATACGGGACATACACATGTGCGTGGAAACAAGGAATACTGGAGAGGTGTGCCAATGGTAAAATATGGCAACAACGAGGAGTATTCTGTCGTAGGACAGGAACCTTACGACCCGCAGCATAAGATTCTGCCCGAAATCATGAAGGACAAAGGATATAGAACCGGCGTATTCGGGAAATGGGCTGGCGGATATGAAGGTTCGGCTTCTACTCCCGACAAGCGTGGCGTGGACGAATTCTATGGCTATATCTGCCAGTTTCAGGCTCATCTCTATTATCCTAACTTCCTGAACCGCTACAGTCGTGCAATGGGAGATACAGCGGTGGTAAGAGAGGTAATGGAACAGAACATCCAGCATCCGATGTTCGGCAAAGATTATTTCAAGCGCAAGCAGTATTCGGCCCGCATCATCCACGACAAGGCACTGGAATGGATAGACAGACAGGATAAAGAACATCCCTTCGTAGGATTCCTTACCTATACCCTGCCGCATGCCGAACTAGCCCAGCCGGAAGACTCTATTCTAGAGAATTACCAGAAACAGTTCTTTACCGATAAAACCTGGGGCGGATGGGAAGATTCGAGATACAACGCTGCGGTTCATACCCACGCACAGTTTGCCGGAATGATTACCCGACTAGACCAGTATGTGGGCGAAATCTTCGCCAAGCTGAAGGAGAAGGGACTCGACAGGAACACCATTGTCATCTTTACTTCAGATAACGGACCACATGAAGAAGGTGGTGCCGACCCGGAGTTCTTCGGTCGTGACGGTAAGTTGAAAGGTCTGAAACGCCAGTGCTACGAAGGCGGCATCCGCATACCGTTTATCGCCTGGTGGCCTGAGCATATCAAGGCAGGAGCGGTGAACGATACCCAGTTTGCCTTTTACGACCTGCTGCCTACTTTCTGCGATTTGGCTGGCATCAGAAACTTTGCCAAGCGTTATACCAACAGAAAGTTGGCTGGTGATGGTTTCGACGGAATCTCTATCGCTCCTACCCTTCTGGGCAAGGATGCAGAGCAGAAACATCACGATTACCTGTACTGGGAATTTCACGAAACCGACCAGATTGGCGTGAGAAAGGGCGACTGGAAACTGGTGGTAGTAAAAGGCGAGCCGCGGCTCTATAATCTGGCTTCCGATATCCACGAAGACCATAATGTGGCGGCAGAACATCCTAAGATTCTTACCGAACTCCTGGCTGCCATCAGAAAGGAGCATCGAGACAGCAAGGATTTCGAAATTACGCTGCCAAAGTTCTGA